The segment CACTCAAGCCCTTATTTTCAAAATACTCAACCAAAGCTATAAGCTGCTTATGTGAGTTATCACGATCAAAATAAAATATCTTTCCACCATCTTTTAACACTGCGCTCTCTATCTTTTCTAAGCT is part of the Campylobacter lanienae NCTC 13004 genome and harbors:
- a CDS encoding HP0268 family nuclease — protein: MELKLARAELDTKPKTISLEKIESAVLKDGGKIFYFDRDNSHKQLIALVEYFENKGLSVYHRTVKYGLDENDYMYEVHIL